Part of the Carnobacterium sp. 17-4 genome is shown below.
TTTAATTTCACTTCACGTTCCAATGTATTTAAGATCAAAAATAAAATGTCTTTATTCTCATCAGGAACAGTAAAATCTATTGTTTTTCCTCTTGTCACAGAGAAAACTGACTGTGAAAGAAACTGTGAATCAGCTTCTACAATCTCTTTCACAGTTTCTTTGGTCGTTTCAAAATGAAATTGTAATCCTATCGCATTGAACAGGCTAAATCCTTGGTTTTCCCACTTTTCAGTAGAATATAAAGGCGTAGCATGGAAAGGTTTTGTAAATCCTTCACCATGCCAATGAAGGACAGTGTACTCTTTACTCGGATGAAAGTTTTGCGTTAAAGAGGTCACCGAGTGCCAACCAACTTCTTTAGGAGTAGAAATAATATCACTTCCATAGGCTTTAGCTAATTGTTGTGCACCTAAACAAATTCCTAACATCGGTTTTCCACTATCGACAACTTGTTTTATCAAATGTCGTTCATCTTGTATCCATTGTTCTGTGTCATTCGCACTCATTGGTCCACCTAAAACAATTAAGAAAGAGACTTCTTCCACTTTGGGAAGAGACTCTCCGTTAAAAACTTTTATTATTTCGACTGTATGATTATTCTCTTGTATCCAGTCCATAATCCGACCAGGATTTTCAAATGAAACATGTTGAATAATATGTATATTCATGCTACCTCCTTACTAACTATAATAGTTCATTTTTCCATGAAGCTTTTTTATTAACCAAATATATTTCTTTGTATTTTTTGTTTCTCAACAATCTATTTTAAACATTCTTAAACGTTATTTAAGCTATAATCAAACTCAATTTCCATATATTAGTCTTTTATTCATTCATCAGTTACCATCACAAGATATATTTCCTTTTATTTACTATTTAACTTAAATAAAAGGGGTTGACTTAAGGTTTCTCATTTGCTAGCCGAGGTGAGAGAAAGTGGTGAGATGAGCATAGTTGTACCCTAGCAAAGCCTAAAATAGATTTAAGCTGAACTAGAGTACGAATGTGTCTATTATGTATGTTCTAGCCTCGGATCGAGTCGGAGCCTGTTTCACATGCTATATCGTCGGTGTTGTTGTCTCAACACGCTTAAAACACTCTTAAAATCCACCCTAAGAGTATTGTTTTAAGCTACCAGTCTAAATCAGACCTGGATTACCGCCCCCACCAGTTCAAATCGGTCGTGGTCACCATTCAGAACAATAGAGGATATAGCGACCCTATTTGATTGTTCCTAGCATTCCTTATTGCAGCGGCGTATGCTTAACCTGTCTACTTAAATGCTGTTACGCACACAGCTTGGCTCCTGTGTTGGTAAAAAAGCCAATTGCCATTTGTCCAGGTGCTTGGTATAATGACAATACATAAATCAGAATAATTTGTTGTCCTACGAACGCCAATTCGTGGGGCTTTTTTTTTATTTAATTTTAGTGTTATATCGAGCCTAACGCACTTGAAATGTGATGTAAATGCTTTTTTCTATTAACAAACTATACTACAGTATACTAGTATACTTTATGAAACAAACGTTAGTATACTGGTATACTAACGCGTAGTTTGTGTAGAGGTTTTTACATGCTGAAAAAATTATACAAGGGTATA
Proteins encoded:
- a CDS encoding type 1 glutamine amidotransferase, with product MNIHIIQHVSFENPGRIMDWIQENNHTVEIIKVFNGESLPKVEEVSFLIVLGGPMSANDTEQWIQDERHLIKQVVDSGKPMLGICLGAQQLAKAYGSDIISTPKEVGWHSVTSLTQNFHPSKEYTVLHWHGEGFTKPFHATPLYSTEKWENQGFSLFNAIGLQFHFETTKETVKEIVEADSQFLSQSVFSVTRGKTIDFTVPDENKDILFLILNTLEREVKLKDMYLRKRTFKCVFDSQLKT